In one window of Bifidobacterium sp. WK041_4_12 DNA:
- a CDS encoding iron transporter translates to MKKKTLMIAAALVLSGALALSGCGSSATSSGAKNAASASGSSSASSKGFEEVPIGDDQQVGPLNVGTVFFQPVDMEPAGMGLKAADANMHLEADIHALANNELGYGKGEFVPDLTVNYTITDESDASNTQSGTFMEMNASDGPHYGANIMLKKAGSYKLSYKIESPEAKGWMLHVDPETGVKGRFWTTPLTVSWDWDYTPHEW, encoded by the coding sequence ATGAAGAAGAAGACACTCATGATCGCCGCCGCGCTGGTGCTTTCTGGAGCACTCGCACTTTCCGGCTGCGGTTCTTCAGCAACCAGCAGCGGTGCGAAGAATGCTGCATCGGCATCTGGCAGCTCTTCGGCCAGTTCCAAAGGCTTCGAGGAGGTTCCCATCGGGGATGACCAGCAGGTCGGCCCACTCAACGTAGGCACCGTGTTCTTCCAGCCAGTCGATATGGAACCCGCAGGCATGGGTTTGAAGGCAGCGGATGCGAACATGCATTTGGAAGCGGATATTCATGCGCTTGCGAACAACGAGCTAGGTTACGGGAAAGGTGAATTCGTTCCCGATCTCACGGTGAATTACACGATAACCGATGAAAGCGATGCCAGCAACACCCAGTCGGGCACCTTCATGGAAATGAACGCCTCGGATGGTCCACATTACGGTGCAAACATCATGCTGAAGAAGGCGGGAAGCTACAAGCTGAGCTACAAGATCGAGTCGCCTGAAGCCAAGGGCTGGATGCTTCATGTTGATCCCGAAACCGGTGTGAAAGGCCGCTTCTGGACAACGCCGTTGACGGTGAGCTGGGACTGGGATTACACGCCACACGAGTGGTAG
- a CDS encoding ABC transporter permease: MNNTRMFIAMILGAIFRRRSRAMMAVIATMVGAATLFCLAAVCIAVPQQMNEDMRSYGANLVVAAIEKQGSEKTGIPDEMVEHTTSMVRAKASARFATYRYETVRINAAPYMLAAIDSAQVKALNHHWSVQGSWPSHGAVMVGSDVASALGLNVGGNITIAYQSSDNDGSAASKTTRDGRVSTDILNGGGITYRVAGIVNTGGSEDEIVYATNADVDALSGVKRGADVIEYSSQAMGANLTAIATSINDMSSMGVKAQTVTKISASDSKIITMLQTLFWLISVVVLALTFVGVGTTMASIVSQRRNEIGLRKALGAPNSSIRTEFYTESVIYGLIGGGLGAAVGFWLARLLCSLVFDRNIAMNWWLLVVSVLVSAIIAILATIRPVMKASHIDPAVVLSEE; the protein is encoded by the coding sequence ATGAATAACACGCGGATGTTCATAGCGATGATTCTCGGCGCGATATTTCGCAGGCGCTCGCGGGCAATGATGGCAGTCATTGCGACGATGGTTGGCGCTGCAACGCTGTTTTGCCTTGCGGCGGTATGTATTGCGGTGCCGCAGCAGATGAACGAGGATATGCGCTCCTATGGGGCGAATCTTGTCGTTGCTGCCATCGAGAAGCAAGGCTCTGAGAAGACCGGTATACCTGACGAGATGGTTGAACACACCACATCGATGGTGCGGGCGAAAGCGTCTGCCAGATTTGCGACCTATCGCTACGAAACCGTGCGGATCAACGCGGCCCCATACATGCTTGCGGCAATCGACAGCGCACAGGTGAAGGCTCTGAACCATCACTGGAGCGTGCAGGGTTCATGGCCTTCGCATGGTGCGGTTATGGTCGGCAGCGATGTGGCTTCGGCATTGGGGTTGAACGTTGGCGGCAATATAACGATTGCCTATCAATCCTCTGATAATGACGGTTCTGCCGCGTCCAAGACAACGCGGGATGGTCGGGTTTCCACGGATATTCTCAATGGTGGAGGAATCACCTACCGGGTTGCGGGCATCGTCAATACCGGAGGTTCTGAAGACGAGATCGTGTATGCCACGAATGCCGATGTCGATGCATTGTCCGGTGTCAAGCGTGGAGCTGATGTCATTGAATATTCATCACAGGCGATGGGTGCCAATCTGACGGCGATTGCAACGAGCATCAACGATATGAGCAGCATGGGCGTGAAGGCGCAGACGGTGACGAAGATAAGTGCTTCCGACTCGAAGATCATCACCATGCTGCAGACGTTGTTCTGGTTGATTTCCGTCGTGGTCCTTGCGCTCACCTTCGTTGGTGTGGGCACGACCATGGCTTCGATTGTCTCTCAAAGGCGCAATGAAATCGGGCTTCGCAAGGCTCTCGGTGCGCCCAATTCGAGCATTCGCACCGAGTTTTATACTGAATCGGTTATCTATGGTCTCATTGGTGGCGGTCTGGGCGCAGCTGTGGGCTTCTGGCTCGCTCGTTTGCTCTGCTCGCTGGTTTTCGACAGGAATATCGCGATGAACTGGTGGCTGCTTGTTGTCTCGGTCTTGGTGAGCGCGATTATTGCCATCCTTGCGACGATTCGGCCCGTTATGAAGGCTTCCCACATAGATCCCGCCGTCGTATTGAGCGAGGAATAA
- a CDS encoding ABC transporter permease — MFLNRMVFRSLSRQLRRRILIAVSVGLSTCVCVAMLGIVFDVGDKLNAELSTYGSNIVVQPKSDAVISDLYSSGGTDSSDGSSSAAATAGSAQTDPTAFMKESDVQKIKTIFWAYNITDFAPQLNMRATVGNVCRDDAQQASCSAASESAASGSASSGSGRSVAIVGTWFAKTLNLDTGESTVVGIRNMRSWWKVTGRWASDKTVESSGVESSEAMIGSTLAQQLNVQVGGSVTLHKSGREQHVRIVGIFQSGDSDDNAIYMPSEAAENLNDTPNSIDRIEVKALTTPENDLARKAARNPAALSQEEWETWYCTAYPSSIAYQIEEVIPGAVAKQVRQVAALQGDVLKKTQAVMILMTVLSLISAAIAVANLMAASIGERSSEFALLKAIGASDGAVIRLTLLETAVVSLVGALVGTAAGFGAAQVIGRVVFGSSVSMRPMVFVLVFVLLAVTILLASLSAIRSILGLRPAEVLHGR, encoded by the coding sequence ATGTTCTTGAATCGTATGGTGTTTCGCTCGCTCAGCAGGCAGTTGCGCCGCCGCATACTGATTGCGGTGAGTGTGGGGCTCTCGACCTGCGTGTGCGTTGCCATGCTTGGAATCGTGTTCGATGTTGGTGACAAGTTGAACGCCGAACTTTCGACCTACGGCTCGAATATCGTCGTGCAGCCAAAGTCGGATGCGGTGATTTCCGACCTGTATTCGTCCGGGGGCACCGATTCCTCAGATGGTTCAAGCAGTGCGGCCGCAACGGCAGGTTCTGCCCAAACCGATCCGACCGCATTCATGAAGGAATCCGACGTGCAGAAGATCAAGACGATCTTCTGGGCATACAACATCACGGATTTTGCACCTCAGCTGAACATGCGCGCAACGGTTGGGAATGTGTGTCGCGATGATGCGCAGCAAGCGTCGTGCTCGGCTGCGTCTGAGTCAGCAGCGTCAGGGTCAGCTTCGTCTGGTTCAGGGCGTTCTGTGGCAATCGTTGGCACCTGGTTTGCCAAAACGCTTAACCTCGATACCGGCGAATCCACGGTTGTCGGCATCCGCAACATGCGTTCGTGGTGGAAGGTGACGGGCAGATGGGCATCCGACAAAACAGTCGAGAGTTCTGGAGTGGAAAGCAGCGAGGCGATGATTGGCAGCACGTTGGCCCAACAGTTGAACGTGCAAGTTGGCGGAAGTGTTACGCTGCATAAATCTGGACGTGAACAGCATGTGCGCATCGTGGGCATCTTTCAGTCGGGCGACAGCGATGACAACGCGATATATATGCCTTCCGAAGCTGCTGAAAACCTGAACGACACTCCGAATTCGATTGATCGCATCGAAGTGAAGGCTCTCACCACGCCAGAGAACGATCTGGCGAGAAAGGCGGCCCGCAATCCTGCCGCACTCTCTCAGGAAGAATGGGAAACCTGGTATTGCACGGCATATCCTTCATCAATCGCATATCAGATCGAGGAAGTGATTCCGGGTGCGGTTGCCAAGCAGGTGCGTCAGGTCGCCGCGCTGCAAGGCGATGTGCTGAAGAAAACCCAGGCAGTGATGATTCTGATGACGGTGCTGAGTCTGATTTCAGCAGCCATAGCCGTGGCGAACCTTATGGCAGCTTCGATTGGCGAACGCTCTTCAGAATTCGCACTGTTGAAGGCGATTGGCGCGAGCGATGGTGCGGTCATCAGATTGACCCTTCTTGAAACCGCAGTAGTCAGTCTGGTAGGCGCACTCGTTGGAACTGCAGCCGGCTTTGGGGCGGCGCAGGTGATTGGACGCGTCGTGTTTGGCTCTAGCGTTTCTATGCGTCCGATGGTCTTCGTGCTGGTCTTCGTGCTGCTTGCTGTGACGATTCTGCTGGCATCGTTGTCAGCGATTAGGTCGATTCTCGGGCTGCGGCCTGCCGAGGTGCTGCATGGGAGATAG
- a CDS encoding FAD:protein FMN transferase yields the protein MSELSHIVTFPQALGTGIIIALDQPATQDFQDTVAAMIEHFESELSRFRDDSTVSAIAHATHGGSFEFSAHLAPLFHIYDALYCATSGAVDPLVGADLVRLGYGPDLSFEMLPEALAHNGAAHGRPCWAEAVERDGSTLRTHRAVQLDFGAAGKGFLVDMIADQIATLLEPQVSYVIDAGGDLCVRTLQPQSIALEDPQDTTQAVGTVSLSDASFCASAPSRRHWFVKNPDDPDAASDSNIANNPDSESKGSSYPPSVVRDSHLLLMHHLLNAIDGEPVRSIAATWVQVSHGGNPEIVRSHPAAWADALSTALFVTNPDHLASHLAGQVTFDCAMLHADRHASASEHFPGTFFTQK from the coding sequence ATGAGCGAGTTATCTCACATAGTGACCTTCCCACAAGCCTTGGGAACCGGCATTATCATCGCTCTTGACCAGCCCGCAACGCAGGATTTCCAAGACACCGTTGCCGCGATGATCGAGCATTTCGAGAGTGAACTGTCCAGATTTCGAGACGATTCGACCGTAAGCGCCATCGCCCATGCCACGCATGGAGGAAGCTTCGAGTTCTCTGCACATCTGGCTCCACTGTTCCACATCTACGATGCGTTGTACTGCGCCACTTCAGGCGCTGTGGACCCGCTTGTTGGTGCGGATTTGGTGCGATTGGGCTATGGACCCGACTTGAGTTTCGAGATGCTGCCCGAAGCGCTGGCACATAACGGCGCGGCTCATGGTCGGCCATGCTGGGCAGAAGCCGTTGAACGCGATGGCTCCACGCTGCGCACCCATCGTGCCGTCCAGCTCGATTTCGGAGCGGCCGGCAAGGGCTTCCTGGTTGATATGATTGCCGACCAGATTGCAACCCTGCTGGAACCGCAGGTATCCTATGTCATTGATGCCGGTGGAGACTTGTGCGTACGCACATTGCAGCCGCAATCCATAGCTCTTGAAGATCCGCAGGATACGACACAGGCCGTAGGAACCGTTTCCCTCAGCGATGCCTCCTTCTGTGCATCTGCTCCCAGTCGGCGGCATTGGTTCGTCAAGAACCCCGATGACCCCGATGCCGCCAGCGATTCCAATATCGCCAATAATCCCGACAGCGAATCGAAGGGCTCGTCCTATCCCCCATCGGTCGTGAGGGATTCCCATTTGCTGCTCATGCACCACCTGCTGAACGCGATTGACGGAGAACCGGTGCGAAGCATCGCTGCCACATGGGTGCAAGTCTCACATGGAGGCAACCCAGAGATTGTACGCAGCCATCCCGCAGCCTGGGCAGATGCACTCTCAACCGCACTCTTCGTCACCAATCCCGACCATCTCGCTTCACATCTTGCCGGTCAGGTCACCTTTGACTGCGCAATGCTCCATGCAGACCGTCATGCGAGCGCATCTGAGCACTTCCCCGGCACCTTTTTCACGCAGAAATAG
- a CDS encoding ABC transporter ATP-binding protein, with translation MLLELDHVSKIYGDVHAVDDLSLSVQEGEWLAIVGSSGSGKTTLMNIIGCMDAPSEGTVSLEGRELNDLNASQLADIRKNVIGLVFQKFYLVPHLTAVENVMVAQYYHSVVNEQQAMEALAKVGLAERAHHLPSQLSGGEQQRVCIARALINCPKLILADEPTGNLDEANEKIVLELFKQLHEQGTTIVVVTHDSLVASCAQREIMLNHGVLVDERWNDEAAQRRYAEAGGKPAKLPQAASSKHSGEESSIPVGFDTITKSAKTH, from the coding sequence ATGCTGCTCGAATTAGACCATGTTTCGAAGATTTATGGCGATGTGCATGCCGTTGATGATCTCAGCCTCTCGGTTCAGGAAGGGGAGTGGCTCGCAATCGTTGGTTCATCGGGTTCAGGCAAGACCACGCTGATGAACATCATCGGTTGCATGGATGCTCCAAGCGAGGGAACGGTGTCGCTCGAAGGTCGAGAGCTCAATGATTTGAACGCGTCCCAGCTTGCCGACATAAGGAAGAACGTCATTGGTCTGGTCTTTCAGAAGTTCTATCTGGTTCCACATCTCACGGCAGTCGAAAACGTGATGGTCGCGCAGTATTACCATTCGGTCGTCAACGAGCAGCAGGCGATGGAAGCGCTTGCCAAAGTCGGTCTGGCTGAGCGAGCTCACCACTTACCAAGCCAATTGTCTGGCGGCGAGCAGCAGCGGGTGTGCATTGCCAGAGCCTTGATAAACTGCCCCAAGCTGATTCTGGCTGACGAACCCACGGGAAATCTTGATGAAGCGAATGAGAAGATTGTGCTCGAGCTCTTCAAGCAGTTGCATGAGCAAGGTACGACTATCGTAGTGGTGACTCATGATTCGCTGGTGGCTTCATGTGCACAGCGTGAAATCATGCTCAACCATGGTGTGCTGGTTGACGAACGGTGGAACGACGAAGCTGCGCAACGGCGATATGCCGAAGCGGGTGGCAAGCCTGCAAAGCTTCCTCAGGCTGCAAGCAGCAAGCATTCAGGCGAGGAGTCATCGATTCCTGTGGGTTTTGATACCATCACGAAATCGGCAAAAACGCACTGA
- a CDS encoding SDR family oxidoreductase yields MSIRVLITGAGSGFGRGIAFGLAQDSRYSIIATTQDYAQIFSLEQEAKKRGLKNIEFDKLNVTSPDDRSKVEGWDIDVLLNNAGISEGGSVLDIPAKAINAQLQTNVIGPVALTQIVARKMVARKSGRIIFMSSVAGLTVDPFSGAYSASKHAVEAFAEALYKETRPYNVDVLTINPGPFLTGFNDRMFESHRNWGSDMPKPVFDYAKLSFPHEQYDPQIVIDKAIAIIKDENPMYRNVLPQSIIDDQQSQLADIWTRKAKDGAGATNELVTKAEEIAPETPVA; encoded by the coding sequence ATGAGTATTCGCGTGTTGATAACAGGCGCAGGTTCAGGTTTTGGGCGTGGAATCGCCTTCGGATTGGCGCAGGACAGCAGGTACAGCATCATTGCAACCACTCAGGATTACGCACAGATATTCTCACTCGAGCAGGAGGCAAAGAAACGGGGATTGAAAAACATCGAATTCGACAAGCTCAATGTTACGTCGCCTGACGACCGCAGCAAGGTCGAAGGCTGGGATATAGATGTCCTGTTGAACAATGCGGGCATCAGCGAGGGCGGTTCCGTACTGGACATTCCAGCAAAGGCCATCAATGCCCAGCTTCAGACCAATGTCATCGGCCCGGTTGCCCTGACGCAGATTGTGGCGCGCAAGATGGTAGCCAGAAAATCCGGCCGCATCATCTTCATGTCGTCAGTCGCAGGCCTGACCGTCGATCCATTCTCTGGAGCCTATTCAGCTTCGAAGCATGCAGTCGAAGCTTTTGCCGAAGCACTGTACAAGGAAACACGGCCATACAATGTCGATGTGCTGACCATCAATCCCGGCCCATTCCTGACTGGATTCAATGACCGCATGTTTGAAAGCCACCGCAACTGGGGCAGCGACATGCCGAAACCAGTCTTTGATTATGCGAAGCTCAGCTTCCCGCATGAGCAGTATGACCCACAGATTGTTATCGATAAGGCAATCGCCATTATCAAAGACGAGAACCCTATGTACAGAAACGTACTGCCACAGTCAATCATCGATGACCAGCAGAGCCAGCTTGCAGACATCTGGACGCGCAAGGCCAAGGATGGTGCCGGAGCGACGAACGAGCTGGTCACCAAGGCCGAAGAAATCGCCCCGGAAACTCCTGTAGCATAG
- a CDS encoding FTR1 family protein produces the protein MQHKHSVQRKGLGAFVALGIALLSIAAMLSPARALASSVSQYATWSEISTAISQQLSEGQRDYDSNNTAGAASDFGSAYNTLYVATNFASVTSDKLGTQTQQQLQQQFQNIQQLSYMTGNDEKIQQGIANLDQQLSDTGQKLDADSSLMKPAAYAQALNAQIDADRKKIDAAKRNKNNGKGSRTWSEVAAQMTKILDKAQHASDSGDGRKGSDLVNEAYYQYYEKLGFEKTVMNAISGNRVSQVEYQFKETRMAMVKGESKRTVATLVSDLQGMLVKDASILDGGAAGKVSPMTAFFTSAFGQAFVVLLREGLEAILVVAAIIAYLLKAGHKDKIRYIYWGIVGGLGASGLVALLFTFVFSSAGSHQELLEGVTALIAMVMLLFTSSWILSKSSTESWNRYIKEKTVAAVSTGSVISLALLSFLAVFREGAETVMFYQAIFTMAPSGSRDIWGGFAAAAVLLIGIFLLIRFTSVKIPIRPFFAITSALMAIMVVIFAGGGVHALIEGDLIPASYYPSVPTNDWLGLYPYAETIAAQIVAIIAVITLLLISLIRSRRERRKQAVE, from the coding sequence ATGCAGCATAAGCATTCTGTTCAACGCAAAGGCTTGGGAGCGTTTGTAGCACTGGGCATCGCGCTGTTGTCGATTGCTGCCATGCTTTCACCCGCCAGGGCTCTTGCGTCAAGCGTCAGTCAATACGCAACGTGGAGTGAGATTTCCACCGCCATCTCGCAGCAGCTGAGCGAGGGGCAACGAGACTATGACTCCAATAACACGGCTGGGGCTGCATCCGACTTTGGCAGTGCCTACAACACCTTGTATGTGGCTACAAACTTTGCGAGCGTCACCAGCGACAAGCTCGGTACTCAGACGCAGCAGCAGTTGCAGCAGCAGTTCCAAAACATCCAGCAGCTTTCATACATGACCGGCAATGACGAAAAGATCCAGCAGGGGATTGCCAATCTCGATCAGCAACTGAGTGACACGGGCCAGAAACTCGACGCCGACAGCTCGCTTATGAAACCTGCAGCATATGCGCAGGCATTGAATGCACAAATTGATGCTGATCGTAAAAAAATAGATGCTGCGAAAAGAAACAAGAACAATGGCAAGGGATCGAGAACGTGGTCCGAAGTTGCGGCCCAGATGACCAAGATTCTTGACAAGGCTCAACATGCCAGCGATTCCGGTGACGGGCGCAAGGGATCCGACCTCGTCAACGAGGCATATTACCAATATTATGAAAAGCTTGGCTTCGAGAAAACCGTGATGAACGCCATCAGTGGCAATCGCGTATCTCAGGTTGAGTATCAGTTCAAAGAGACGCGCATGGCCATGGTGAAGGGCGAATCGAAGAGAACCGTCGCCACGCTTGTCTCTGATCTTCAGGGCATGCTCGTCAAGGATGCTTCGATTCTCGATGGAGGAGCCGCTGGCAAAGTCAGCCCGATGACGGCGTTCTTCACCAGCGCCTTCGGACAGGCCTTCGTCGTGCTGCTGCGCGAAGGCCTGGAAGCGATTCTCGTTGTTGCGGCCATCATCGCCTATCTGTTGAAGGCCGGGCACAAGGACAAGATCAGATACATCTATTGGGGCATTGTCGGCGGTCTTGGTGCCAGCGGCTTGGTCGCGCTGCTCTTCACTTTCGTTTTCAGTTCGGCTGGCTCGCATCAGGAGCTGCTTGAAGGGGTGACCGCGCTGATAGCTATGGTCATGTTGCTCTTTACCAGTAGCTGGATACTGTCCAAATCGTCGACCGAATCATGGAATCGCTATATCAAGGAGAAAACGGTTGCAGCAGTGTCGACAGGCAGCGTGATTTCGCTAGCCCTGCTGTCATTCCTGGCCGTTTTCCGAGAGGGAGCCGAAACCGTGATGTTCTATCAGGCAATCTTTACGATGGCTCCAAGCGGCAGCCGCGACATATGGGGAGGTTTCGCGGCAGCAGCCGTGCTGCTCATCGGCATATTCCTGCTGATCCGCTTCACTTCCGTGAAGATTCCCATTCGACCATTCTTCGCGATAACCAGCGCTTTGATGGCAATCATGGTGGTGATCTTCGCTGGTGGCGGCGTGCACGCGCTTATCGAGGGCGATCTGATTCCAGCAAGCTACTACCCATCAGTTCCAACGAACGACTGGCTCGGCCTGTATCCATATGCCGAGACGATTGCTGCACAGATCGTCGCCATCATTGCGGTCATCACGCTATTGCTGATCTCGTTGATTCGCTCTCGAAGAGAACGCAGGAAACAGGCAGTCGAATAG
- a CDS encoding Fe-S-containing protein — protein sequence MLEQFVTVMPGTLGSALLVMCLNVLLSVGEGRKRPRSAYWRTAGMLVGLLAAVAFAALRATAVITQRTFINYPTLVCCVVADLALIVVVVFARRITRDWNRHAVWLHVGNAVAGIAIAFTIFRALPDVILELTIFIEPGDPVFTSAMLLRALGFILGVAASIIVACMFRSTRLTAAPLWFTVATLMLLALTLVQHLTSLLTVMLSVGDIMLHGLGFHLLVWLINNAGWLIIAQVWVFIVPAIASVVAGFSMPVAAQNQADSRRHTAVKRRAMLSAAWTVIAAIGVTFALTYGVAQTNKQPVLSPPERYSLSRDTATIRYSQVEDGHLHRFQYTAKDGTVMRFIVIKKNGGAYGIGLDACDNCGDAGYYEKDGKIICKRCDVAINLATIGFRGGCNPIPFPYTTNHGAIVINTADLDALSSHFKS from the coding sequence ATGCTTGAACAGTTCGTTACGGTGATGCCGGGGACATTGGGCTCGGCTTTGCTGGTGATGTGTCTGAATGTGCTGCTGTCCGTTGGGGAAGGCAGAAAGCGGCCACGGAGCGCATATTGGCGCACTGCCGGAATGCTTGTGGGATTGCTTGCAGCCGTGGCGTTTGCGGCTTTGCGCGCGACCGCTGTCATCACCCAGCGCACCTTCATCAACTATCCGACGCTCGTATGCTGCGTCGTCGCTGACCTTGCGCTTATCGTGGTCGTCGTATTCGCACGGAGAATCACCCGCGACTGGAATCGTCATGCAGTCTGGCTTCACGTCGGGAATGCCGTCGCAGGCATCGCGATTGCCTTCACCATATTTCGTGCCTTGCCTGACGTGATACTTGAACTGACGATTTTCATAGAACCTGGTGATCCCGTTTTCACTTCCGCAATGCTGCTACGTGCGCTCGGCTTCATTCTGGGAGTGGCGGCGTCGATTATCGTTGCATGCATGTTCAGGTCGACGCGACTCACGGCTGCACCGCTTTGGTTTACGGTTGCGACACTGATGCTGCTGGCCTTGACTCTGGTTCAGCATCTGACATCGTTGCTTACCGTGATGCTTTCCGTCGGCGACATCATGCTTCACGGTCTGGGATTCCATCTGTTGGTGTGGCTCATCAACAATGCGGGCTGGCTTATCATCGCACAGGTATGGGTGTTCATCGTGCCGGCAATCGCAAGCGTCGTTGCGGGATTCAGCATGCCGGTCGCCGCACAGAATCAGGCGGATTCGCGTAGACACACCGCTGTGAAGCGCCGTGCGATGCTTTCGGCAGCGTGGACTGTGATTGCTGCCATCGGGGTGACGTTTGCGTTGACCTATGGCGTCGCTCAGACCAACAAGCAGCCGGTGCTCTCTCCTCCAGAACGCTATTCGCTGTCTCGTGACACTGCAACGATCAGGTATTCACAGGTGGAAGACGGACATCTGCACCGCTTCCAATACACGGCAAAAGACGGCACGGTCATGCGGTTCATCGTCATCAAGAAGAATGGCGGGGCATACGGCATCGGTCTCGATGCCTGCGATAACTGTGGCGATGCTGGCTACTACGAAAAGGATGGGAAGATCATCTGCAAACGTTGCGATGTCGCCATCAACCTGGCGACCATCGGCTTCAGGGGCGGTTGCAATCCCATTCCTTTCCCCTACACAACCAACCACGGCGCAATCGTGATCAACACTGCGGATCTTGATGCTTTGTCCAGCCATTTCAAGAGTTGA